The proteins below come from a single Epinephelus moara isolate mb chromosome 19, YSFRI_EMoa_1.0, whole genome shotgun sequence genomic window:
- the vox gene encoding ventral homeobox has product MVKYFSVDWLAQSHHHNLPTEDHGAGTDTSSTCRPHIPCMVQPRPPTFGKGYLQPKPKALKPAEHTELVESSGQDSSLCSLSHPTSCASPISEFSGYSSGYDSEANSSECLSVDEGSDMEKDGPQRRVRTKFTPEQISKLEKIFNKHKYLDAGERVKTAQKLNLTETQVRTWFQNRRMKLKREVQDHLAPQMPPLMFQPLPPVQYHSVAGQRPHYPATGPAFYPLPVPQLVQMPHHHPPHLMIHNPRFY; this is encoded by the exons ATGGTGAAATACTTTTCTGTGGACTGGCTGGCCCAGAGCCATCACCACAACTTGCCGACTGAGGACCACGGAGCTGGCACGGACACCTCGTCGACCTGCAGACCCCATATTCCCTGCATGGTGCAGCCGCGCCCGCCGACTTTTGGCAAGGGTTACCTGCAGCCCAAACCCAAAGCATTAAAGCCCGCTGAACACACGGAGCTAGTGGAGAGCAGCGGGCAGGACTCCAGCCTGTGCTCACTTTCTCATCCCACAAGCTGCGCCTCACCAA TTTCAGAGTTCAGTGGGTATTCATCCGGGTATGACAGCGAGGCGAATTCCTCTGAGTGTCTCTCGGTGGATGAGGGGAGCGACATGGAGAAGGACGGACCGCAGCGCCGCGTGCGCACTAAGTTCACCCCagagcagatcagcaaactGGAAAAGATCTTCAACAAGCACAAATATCTGGATGCTGGAGAGAGAGTGAAGACAGCGCAGAAGCTCAACCTCACAGAAACTCAG GTCAGGACCTGGTTCCAGAACAGGAGGATGAAGCTGAAACGGGAGGTGCAGGACCACCTCGCCCCTCAAATGCCGCCGCTGATGTTCCAGCCTCTGCCCCCGGTGCAGTACCACAGCGTGGCCGGACAGCGACCTCATTACCCTGCGACCGGCCCGGCCTTTTACCCGCTCCCAGTCCCGCAGCTGGTCCAGATGCCTCATCACCACCCTCCTCACCTCATGATCCACAACCCACGTTTCTACTGA
- the vent gene encoding ventral expressed homeobox gives MANFSVEWLSKSYYEDAARHPKVHSEMEDFTKGSRSQYSPSSPNNSCGYTSGSESEVGDDSEGEAAQQRRMRTKFTSEQIGKLEKEFSKHRYLGAMQRRKIAEKLNLSETQVKTWFQNRRMKLKREVQELRPEYLSVPMSALLPPLLFQHPVLSGQLPAGSGFYPQLQPLHRSALPAPLHHQHRSMAVSMPPHFY, from the exons ATGGCAAACTTCTCTGTAGAATGGCTTTCCAAGAGTTATTATGAGGATGCTGCGCGTCATCCAAAAGTCCACAGCGAAATGGAGGATTTTACAAAGGGATCAAGAAGCCAATACTCTCCAAGCTCTCCAAACA ATAGCTGCGGTTACACTTCGGGCTCTGAGAGCGAGGTTGGGGATGACAGTGAGGGAGAAGCCGCCCAGCAACGAAGGATGAGGACCAAGTTCACCTCCGAGCAAATCGGCAAACTGGAGAAGGAGTTCAGCAAGCACAGATACCTGGGTGCAATGCAGAGGAGGAAGATTGCTGAGAAGCTGAACCTCTCTGAAACTCAG GTGAAAACATGGTTCCAAAACAGGAGGATGAAGCTGAAACGGGAGGTCCAGGAGTTGCGTCCCGAGTACCTGTCGGTCCCTATGAGCGCTCTGCTGCCGCCTCTGCTGTTTCAGCACCCCGTCCTGAGTGGACAGCTCCCCGCCGGCAGCGGCTTCTACCCACAGCTGCAGCCGCTCCACAGGTCGGCCCTGCCGGCTCCTCTGCACCACCAGCACCGCTCTATGGCTGTGTCAATGCCTCCACACTTCTACTGA